The Sorangiineae bacterium MSr11367 genome window below encodes:
- a CDS encoding MoxR family ATPase — MTAANVVATTNEIAPAKERIDELRREVARAYIGTSRSLDAMLVALLAKGHVLLEGVPGVAKTTLVKAFATALGCSARRIQFTPDLLPADITGTYVLSPKDGTFTLRAGPVFANVVLADEINRAPAKTQSALLEAMQEGQVTIEGDRFELPRPFLVLATQNPIDLEGTYPLPEAQIDRFLVRVSMGYPQPREESQMVRTYGVEAPTVHPVLNPEDMSALQATCARIHVEDDLFDYAVGITGFTRTHPRVALGASPRATLGLVQASKAYALLNGRAFVTPDDVRAVAPNVLAHRLVLTADAEHEPKMRQHVIDEALSKVGYRRGVRAV, encoded by the coding sequence GTGACGGCGGCCAACGTCGTCGCCACGACCAACGAGATCGCGCCGGCCAAGGAACGGATCGACGAGCTTCGTCGGGAGGTTGCCCGCGCGTACATCGGCACGTCGCGTTCCCTCGATGCGATGCTCGTGGCGCTTCTCGCCAAGGGCCACGTGTTGCTCGAAGGCGTCCCAGGTGTCGCGAAGACCACACTGGTCAAAGCCTTCGCCACCGCGTTGGGCTGCTCCGCGCGGCGCATCCAGTTCACGCCGGACCTTTTGCCGGCGGACATCACCGGTACGTACGTGCTCTCGCCGAAGGATGGCACCTTCACGTTGCGCGCGGGGCCGGTGTTCGCCAACGTCGTGTTGGCCGACGAGATCAACCGCGCGCCGGCCAAGACGCAGTCGGCGCTGCTCGAGGCGATGCAGGAGGGGCAGGTCACCATCGAGGGCGATCGCTTCGAGCTGCCTCGGCCCTTCTTGGTGCTCGCCACGCAGAACCCCATCGATCTGGAGGGGACCTACCCGCTGCCTGAAGCGCAGATCGACCGCTTCTTGGTGCGCGTCTCCATGGGCTACCCGCAGCCGCGCGAAGAGTCGCAGATGGTTCGCACCTACGGCGTGGAAGCGCCCACCGTGCACCCCGTGCTCAATCCGGAGGACATGTCGGCCCTGCAGGCAACGTGCGCGCGCATCCACGTCGAGGACGATCTGTTCGACTATGCGGTGGGCATCACCGGCTTCACGCGCACGCATCCGCGCGTGGCCTTGGGTGCAAGCCCGCGCGCCACGCTCGGTCTCGTGCAGGCTTCCAAAGCGTACGCGTTGCTCAATGGGCGCGCGTTCGTGACGCCCGACGACGTGCGCGCGGTGGCCCCCAATGTGTTGGCGCATCGCCTCGTGCTCACGGCCGACGCCGAGCATGAGCCGAAAATGCGTCAACATGTCATCGACGAGGCTTTGTCGAAGGTGGGATACCGCCGCGGTGTGCGCGCCGTATAA
- a CDS encoding Xaa-Pro dipeptidyl-peptidase has translation MTFRTSAKSFAFGLAGVVGAVGCSSNSGEENPLSKTSALQSPAIVVENNETQPVYSYEAAIREVIYVEAPIDSDADGKPDLIALDVMRPKETDEGLKAATVMEASPYYSDAPSALRANRSLDGRQVPGASAPRGFGRWYDEFFVPRGYAVVEVEMQGTARSKGCPTTGGKEDTASIKASIDWLNGRVKGYHADGTEAVASWSTGSVGMLGVSYNGTLPIAVASTGVEGLKTIVPIAAISSWYDYTRDQGIGYANGWDKRYPEWLAKYVISSSQESVCAAAVARLGDNASDDTFDYTPFWEERDYRKNIDNVKAAVFAVHGLEDWNVKTRHFGKFWSLIQERNIPRKVWLHANAHVDPVSLRPDEWKKAMHHWMDHWLYGIENGVMEEPMATIQRPGNVWETYAGWPEPGTHDVSLYFGPAGEGLTGTLQSTPETSTATQSLTNSSSQTETAIVTKPEEVRAYRLAYAGPVLANPVRISGTVRVRAAVTSDTASTPVTALLVDYGESTSAAPLDFSYGELMAMPCSLADLANKTGCAAPKQDVMVTTSARIVSKGAIDLKNRESIVTASAVTPGESYQVEWEMHPKDWIFPAGHRIGVVVTANDYQYVSVDAQAGKVDVTLQGSSVILPVASGLE, from the coding sequence ATGACATTTCGAACTTCGGCGAAGAGCTTCGCCTTTGGTCTAGCTGGCGTCGTGGGCGCAGTCGGATGCAGTTCGAATTCGGGGGAGGAAAATCCACTCTCGAAAACGAGCGCATTGCAAAGCCCCGCCATCGTCGTGGAAAACAATGAAACGCAGCCCGTTTATTCGTACGAAGCTGCCATTCGCGAGGTCATTTACGTCGAGGCACCCATCGATAGTGACGCTGACGGAAAACCGGACCTCATCGCCCTCGACGTGATGCGTCCGAAGGAGACGGACGAAGGTCTCAAGGCGGCGACGGTCATGGAGGCGAGTCCTTATTACAGCGACGCCCCCAGCGCACTTCGTGCCAATAGGTCACTCGACGGCCGGCAGGTGCCTGGCGCGTCCGCACCGCGCGGTTTTGGCCGATGGTACGACGAATTCTTCGTCCCGCGCGGCTACGCCGTGGTCGAGGTGGAGATGCAGGGCACGGCCCGTTCCAAGGGCTGCCCCACCACCGGCGGAAAAGAGGATACGGCCTCCATCAAAGCCTCCATCGATTGGCTCAACGGCCGCGTCAAAGGCTACCACGCCGACGGCACCGAGGCGGTGGCCTCGTGGAGCACGGGCTCCGTGGGGATGCTCGGTGTTTCGTACAATGGCACCTTGCCCATTGCCGTGGCGTCGACCGGTGTCGAGGGATTGAAGACCATCGTCCCCATTGCGGCCATTTCGAGCTGGTACGACTATACGCGCGATCAGGGAATCGGCTACGCGAATGGCTGGGACAAGCGATATCCCGAGTGGCTGGCCAAATACGTCATCAGCTCGTCGCAGGAATCGGTGTGCGCCGCCGCCGTGGCCCGCCTGGGCGACAATGCAAGCGACGACACCTTCGATTACACGCCGTTCTGGGAAGAGCGCGATTACCGCAAAAATATCGACAATGTGAAGGCGGCTGTCTTCGCCGTCCACGGCTTGGAAGATTGGAACGTCAAGACGCGTCATTTTGGCAAATTTTGGTCGCTCATCCAAGAGCGCAACATCCCGCGCAAGGTGTGGCTGCATGCCAATGCGCACGTCGATCCGGTGAGCCTCCGCCCCGACGAGTGGAAAAAGGCCATGCACCACTGGATGGATCATTGGCTTTACGGCATCGAAAATGGCGTGATGGAGGAGCCGATGGCCACCATCCAGCGTCCCGGCAACGTCTGGGAGACGTACGCGGGTTGGCCCGAGCCGGGAACCCACGACGTGTCGCTCTATTTCGGTCCGGCCGGCGAAGGGCTGACCGGCACCTTGCAGTCGACGCCCGAAACGTCAACGGCGACGCAATCGCTGACCAACAGCTCGTCGCAAACCGAGACCGCCATCGTGACCAAGCCGGAGGAAGTCCGCGCCTACCGCCTCGCGTATGCCGGCCCCGTATTGGCGAATCCGGTGCGCATCTCGGGCACGGTCCGCGTGCGCGCCGCCGTCACGTCGGACACCGCCAGCACCCCGGTCACCGCACTGTTGGTCGACTACGGGGAATCCACCAGCGCCGCGCCGCTCGATTTTTCGTACGGTGAGCTCATGGCCATGCCGTGCAGCCTGGCCGATCTCGCCAACAAGACCGGGTGCGCGGCCCCCAAGCAAGACGTGATGGTCACCACCAGCGCGCGCATCGTTTCCAAAGGCGCCATCGACTTGAAGAACCGCGAGTCCATCGTCACGGCGAGCGCCGTCACGCCGGGCGAGAGCTACCAAGTCGAGTGGGAGATGCATCCCAAGGACTGGATCTTCCCCGCAGGCCATCGCATCGGCGTGGTGGTCACGGCCAACGACTACCAGTACGTCAGCGTCGACGCCCAAGCGGGCAAGGTCGACGTCACCCTGCAGGGCAGCAGCGTCATCCTGCCGGTGGCCAGCGGCTTGGAGTAG
- a CDS encoding M28 family peptidase produces MRQHAVVLTSLIGLALWACSDASNLREAPGAEETSTGESNSSLAGPNEAILADDDPMEHLNYLASDALRGRNAPSADFDKAATYVTNLAKKYNLVGPNPGDSNGAYAQSFQQGSLASQSAKEHVHGDDAQDPASYGVSLFEHGFYIDPKSPSAEARSLAAQPDVVLAGNTHNVLAKLEGTGAKKAEVIVAMAHLDHLGVASGGAVYNGADDNGSGSAVLASLVPLLAQAKANGQLNRSILFFWTAAEEDGLVGSKYFVDHPISGIGLSQIVGVVNMDMVGRWDDQRISIIDTKSNGSTSYLSGLLTQANNALSDPFDRINKDINSYARRQDGASFYDKGEDVLFVFEGLSNPSGGGSLNADYHRTTDDVSKIVSENGGRKLSRVRDLLNNLLKLAANR; encoded by the coding sequence ATGAGACAACACGCGGTGGTTCTCACCTCGCTGATCGGTTTGGCGCTATGGGCTTGCAGCGACGCGAGCAATTTGCGAGAGGCGCCTGGCGCCGAGGAAACGAGCACGGGCGAATCCAATTCGAGCCTAGCCGGTCCCAATGAGGCAATCCTCGCCGACGACGATCCCATGGAGCATCTGAATTACCTCGCGAGTGACGCACTGCGTGGACGCAATGCCCCCTCGGCGGATTTCGACAAGGCGGCTACGTACGTTACGAATCTCGCAAAGAAGTACAATTTGGTCGGCCCGAACCCGGGCGATTCGAACGGAGCGTACGCGCAATCGTTCCAGCAGGGCTCATTGGCATCGCAATCGGCGAAGGAGCACGTTCACGGTGACGATGCGCAGGATCCGGCGTCGTACGGCGTTTCGCTCTTCGAGCACGGCTTCTACATCGATCCGAAATCGCCGTCGGCGGAAGCGCGTTCTTTGGCTGCGCAGCCCGACGTGGTGCTCGCGGGCAATACGCACAACGTGCTGGCGAAGCTCGAAGGCACCGGCGCCAAAAAGGCCGAGGTCATCGTGGCCATGGCGCACCTCGACCACCTCGGCGTGGCCTCGGGCGGCGCCGTGTACAATGGAGCCGACGACAATGGATCGGGCAGCGCCGTTCTCGCGTCGCTGGTTCCGTTGCTTGCGCAGGCAAAGGCCAATGGGCAGTTGAATCGGTCGATTCTCTTCTTCTGGACGGCGGCCGAGGAAGATGGCCTCGTCGGGTCGAAGTACTTCGTCGATCATCCCATTTCCGGCATTGGGCTGTCGCAGATTGTCGGCGTCGTGAACATGGATATGGTCGGCCGCTGGGACGATCAACGCATCAGCATCATCGACACCAAATCGAATGGATCGACGAGCTACCTGTCCGGCCTTCTCACGCAGGCAAACAATGCGCTCTCCGATCCGTTCGATCGCATCAACAAGGATATCAACTCGTACGCGCGGCGTCAGGATGGCGCCTCGTTCTACGACAAGGGCGAGGATGTGCTGTTCGTCTTCGAGGGGCTGAGCAATCCGTCGGGCGGCGGCAGCCTCAATGCCGATTACCACCGCACCACGGACGACGTATCGAAGATCGTCTCGGAAAACGGCGGCAGGAAACTAAGCCGCGTGCGCGACTTGTTGAACAATCTGCTCAAGCTGGCCGCGAACCGCTGA
- a CDS encoding DUF4350 domain-containing protein, translating into MTSRANAGIISHTRKLGPRSHVVQRAGFYAFFRLILAVFALLVARGAHAADAAGAHPFDIAGTDWEGAAEFVQLARHELGDARIMATERIDLTHLRPEDSLVLLHPERTLDVGSLARFMRAGGRVILLDDYGRADALLRHFGMERVATPRHPADSVRNDAELPIAEPAGPHPVVADVRRVVTNHPTGVKHPDLSPILKVRGQGEPDVLVAVAGAVGQGRLLVVGDPSIVMNSMLRYADNRGFARALVRYAGEDDTWGKRGGHVYIAAGDFAQDGAFGADDSLFTDLGGRLRGLEDALATVRHEGFPPWALYAVAVLVGLGVVIWVGANAGRIHRPLVPRFTRPIPLIAQGGVAGRAAMLAAPQTSRALAMLELKSALEEEACGLLHLDQVPGHDVLLEQLADAKLLPPESIKELRQLLHRMAQVETLVLSRSASAMSKITDNDVMTAAQTIRSLLERARTRARTNMNAPSLEAEGSVLL; encoded by the coding sequence ATGACGAGCCGCGCCAATGCGGGCATCATTTCGCACACCCGGAAGCTAGGACCGCGATCGCACGTCGTCCAGCGCGCAGGATTTTACGCGTTTTTCCGGCTCATTCTCGCGGTATTCGCCCTGCTCGTGGCGCGCGGCGCTCACGCGGCAGACGCGGCGGGCGCTCATCCGTTCGACATCGCCGGCACCGATTGGGAAGGCGCGGCCGAGTTCGTCCAGCTCGCACGTCACGAGCTTGGCGACGCGCGCATCATGGCGACGGAACGCATCGATCTCACGCACTTACGGCCCGAGGACAGCCTCGTTCTCCTCCACCCCGAGAGGACGCTCGATGTGGGCTCGCTCGCTCGCTTCATGCGCGCGGGCGGCCGCGTCATTTTGCTCGATGACTACGGGCGGGCCGATGCTCTTCTGCGGCATTTCGGTATGGAGCGCGTGGCAACGCCACGCCACCCCGCCGACAGCGTTCGCAATGATGCCGAGCTGCCCATCGCCGAACCAGCCGGTCCGCACCCGGTGGTGGCGGACGTGCGGCGGGTCGTGACGAATCACCCAACCGGCGTGAAACACCCCGATCTTTCGCCCATCCTCAAGGTGCGCGGGCAAGGCGAACCCGATGTGCTCGTGGCCGTCGCTGGCGCGGTGGGCCAGGGCCGGCTACTCGTGGTCGGCGATCCGTCCATCGTGATGAACTCGATGCTGCGTTACGCGGACAACCGCGGCTTCGCGCGCGCACTGGTGCGGTATGCCGGCGAGGATGACACGTGGGGGAAGCGCGGCGGGCACGTGTACATCGCCGCGGGCGACTTTGCGCAAGACGGGGCATTCGGGGCGGACGATTCTCTGTTCACCGACCTCGGCGGGCGCCTGAGGGGGCTGGAAGATGCACTTGCCACTGTCCGGCACGAAGGCTTTCCCCCCTGGGCTCTCTACGCGGTGGCGGTTCTCGTCGGGCTTGGCGTGGTCATCTGGGTCGGCGCCAACGCCGGCCGGATCCATCGCCCGTTGGTGCCGCGTTTCACGCGACCGATCCCACTCATTGCGCAAGGCGGTGTTGCGGGACGCGCAGCCATGCTCGCCGCACCGCAGACGTCGCGCGCGCTGGCGATGCTCGAGCTAAAGAGCGCGCTCGAGGAGGAGGCGTGTGGTCTTCTTCACCTCGACCAGGTCCCCGGCCACGACGTTCTGCTGGAGCAGCTCGCCGACGCGAAGCTTCTCCCGCCCGAATCCATCAAGGAACTGAGGCAGTTGCTCCACCGCATGGCCCAGGTCGAAACATTGGTACTATCCCGTAGCGCCTCGGCCATGAGTAAGATAACCGACAACGACGTAATGACGGCCGCCCAGACGATCCGCAGTCTTCTCGAACGTGCCCGCACGCGCGCCAGAACGAACATGAACGCGCCCTCCCTCGAGGCCGAAGGCTCGGTGCTCCTGTGA
- a CDS encoding alpha-galactosidase, translated as MTRRLRPVLATVGMALAGCAMAATTSSRATSLEVTETGNLLTVGPSRAAPAFEVAIQRSPFRLVTRRHGKTVLQTTAAEPAAIDFDTASGLVGTTNVRDVTWQDGAVSIEVDTTDARRGVLVRLAPQDDGYRLTAHVAGEKPQWLALHYDMPASGHWYGHGETKTRNGGPYTEQAWPLDRPGELGGRPLDTAFAPASYNMVEPFWFTQSSAGFAMHTTQLMTVSMGAYQDKVAGFAVHETDSLDTSVFVGHTPRDVFGDYIELAGKPAESDATDVQYEKTVWNSWGQFYADVTQKDFLDWAQKIHEADIPSHTMSLDDGWMSHYGDFTFNEKFPDPKAMADRIHGMGYHFGLWVTLWINLDADNYQLATNRGYLLKSKDDPNVPCTVTWWNGKAGIVDLANPEARDWYLGELHTLERSLGVDGFKFDTRFFDERCAPRTPDLTMRDYQRLGADMARGFDLQGMGIRTHWTGAQRDGFVIRQIDKGTGWDSLRSSVTQNLALATVGYPFLETDMIGGSLDQPPPSKQVLVRWAQAAAAMPLLYSSTSPRGYDEETVRLYREAVRLHGRLLPYILKQKDRAIAEGEPMMKPLFFEFPHDTAAYEITDEWLLGDSLLAAPVVADAQTRNVHLPEGTWFDVAQRREVHGPIDLRDYPADMGTLPLFVRLGTADEATLRRAVSGL; from the coding sequence ATGACACGACGACTCAGGCCTGTTCTGGCAACGGTGGGGATGGCGCTCGCGGGATGTGCCATGGCGGCGACGACGTCGTCGCGCGCCACGTCGTTGGAGGTCACCGAGACCGGGAATCTGCTCACGGTAGGGCCGTCGCGCGCAGCGCCGGCCTTCGAGGTGGCCATCCAGCGCTCGCCGTTTCGCCTCGTGACGCGGCGTCATGGGAAGACGGTGCTGCAGACGACGGCGGCCGAGCCCGCGGCCATCGATTTCGATACGGCATCGGGCCTCGTCGGAACCACGAACGTGCGCGACGTGACCTGGCAGGACGGTGCCGTGTCCATCGAGGTGGATACGACGGATGCGCGGCGCGGCGTGCTCGTGCGGCTCGCGCCGCAAGACGATGGCTACCGGCTCACCGCCCACGTGGCGGGGGAAAAACCGCAGTGGCTCGCGCTGCACTACGATATGCCCGCCTCGGGCCATTGGTACGGGCACGGGGAAACGAAGACGCGAAACGGTGGACCGTACACCGAGCAGGCGTGGCCGCTGGACCGGCCGGGGGAGCTCGGCGGGCGGCCGCTGGATACGGCGTTCGCGCCGGCGTCGTACAACATGGTGGAGCCATTTTGGTTCACGCAGTCCTCGGCGGGATTCGCGATGCACACGACACAGCTGATGACCGTGTCGATGGGCGCCTACCAGGACAAGGTGGCCGGCTTCGCGGTGCACGAGACGGACAGCCTCGATACGAGCGTCTTCGTCGGGCATACCCCGCGCGACGTGTTCGGCGACTACATCGAATTGGCGGGAAAGCCCGCCGAAAGCGACGCCACGGATGTCCAATACGAGAAAACCGTGTGGAACTCGTGGGGGCAGTTCTATGCCGACGTGACGCAGAAGGATTTTCTCGATTGGGCGCAAAAGATCCACGAGGCGGACATTCCGAGCCACACCATGAGCCTCGATGACGGGTGGATGAGCCATTATGGCGACTTCACCTTCAACGAGAAATTCCCCGATCCCAAAGCGATGGCCGACCGGATCCACGGCATGGGGTACCACTTTGGACTGTGGGTCACTTTGTGGATCAACCTCGACGCGGACAATTATCAATTGGCCACGAACCGCGGTTACCTGTTGAAATCGAAGGACGACCCGAACGTGCCATGCACGGTGACGTGGTGGAACGGTAAGGCGGGTATCGTCGATCTGGCCAATCCCGAGGCACGCGATTGGTACCTCGGGGAGCTTCACACGCTGGAGCGGTCCTTGGGCGTGGACGGCTTCAAATTCGATACGCGCTTTTTCGACGAGCGGTGTGCGCCGCGTACGCCGGATTTGACCATGCGCGATTACCAGCGATTGGGCGCGGACATGGCACGCGGGTTCGACCTGCAAGGAATGGGCATTCGCACCCATTGGACCGGGGCGCAGCGCGATGGTTTCGTCATTCGGCAAATTGACAAAGGGACGGGGTGGGATTCCCTACGTTCGTCGGTGACGCAGAATCTCGCGCTGGCTACGGTGGGGTATCCCTTCTTGGAGACGGACATGATTGGCGGCTCGCTGGATCAGCCCCCACCGAGCAAGCAGGTGCTCGTGCGGTGGGCGCAGGCCGCGGCGGCGATGCCCTTGCTCTATTCGTCCACGTCGCCGCGCGGCTACGACGAGGAGACGGTGCGCCTTTACCGTGAGGCGGTGCGCCTGCACGGGCGGCTCTTGCCGTACATTCTCAAGCAGAAAGACCGCGCCATCGCGGAGGGCGAGCCCATGATGAAGCCGCTCTTTTTCGAGTTCCCGCACGACACGGCCGCCTACGAGATCACCGATGAATGGCTGCTCGGCGATTCCCTGCTCGCCGCGCCCGTGGTGGCCGACGCCCAGACGCGCAACGTGCACCTCCCCGAGGGCACCTGGTTCGACGTCGCCCAGCGCCGCGAGGTGCACGGCCCCATCGATCTGCGCGACTACCCGGCGGACATGGGCACCTTGCCGCTGTTCGTGCGCCTCGGCACAGCCGATGAAGCGACGCTGCGGAGGGCCGTGAGCGGGCTCTAG
- a CDS encoding Uma2 family endonuclease, whose amino-acid sequence MAAPATKRATYADLEAVPSHYVAEIIRGTLHVHPRPSPKHARAGSMLGGVLSGPFDRGIDGPGGWWILDEPELHLLQGEEVLVPDIAGWRVERMPELPETAYFSIPPDWVCEVLSPSTAAIDRVDKMPIYAEAGVDHAWLVDPILQTVEVFRREGSQRLLLRTFKGDRAIRAEPFEAIEIPLGALWGAPVRKG is encoded by the coding sequence ATGGCGGCTCCTGCAACGAAGCGTGCAACCTATGCGGATCTGGAGGCGGTCCCGTCACACTACGTCGCGGAAATCATCCGCGGAACCCTCCACGTGCACCCGCGCCCCTCGCCGAAGCATGCACGGGCGGGGTCCATGCTCGGCGGCGTGCTGAGCGGTCCATTCGATCGCGGAATCGACGGTCCTGGAGGTTGGTGGATCCTCGACGAGCCCGAACTTCACTTGCTCCAGGGAGAAGAAGTCCTCGTCCCCGACATCGCGGGCTGGCGTGTCGAGCGGATGCCAGAGCTCCCTGAAACAGCGTACTTCTCGATTCCACCGGATTGGGTCTGTGAGGTTCTCTCGCCCTCGACCGCGGCCATCGATCGCGTCGACAAGATGCCCATCTATGCCGAGGCCGGTGTGGATCATGCTTGGCTGGTCGACCCGATTCTCCAGACGGTCGAAGTCTTTCGACGCGAGGGGAGCCAACGGCTCCTGCTTCGCACCTTCAAAGGAGATCGCGCCATTCGAGCGGAACCCTTCGAGGCCATCGAGATCCCGTTGGGCGCCCTTTGGGGGGCGCCCGTTCGGAAAGGGTGA
- a CDS encoding GNAT family N-acetyltransferase: MYPLTLETPRLVLREFQDADHVDVNVYERDPEVVRYQGFDATLSVDETLERIRKVRADTLASTPRTLFELAVVTRSDQTVIGKVGLHVRRPEHREAEIWYCFRRAAWGQGYALEAMRPLVDFGFGELQLHRLFADADPRNVPSQRLAEKLGMKHEGHIRENWFLKGEWCDSYLYGLLAREWKTA; this comes from the coding sequence ATGTATCCGCTCACTCTGGAGACCCCTCGCCTCGTCCTTCGCGAATTCCAAGACGCCGACCACGTCGACGTGAATGTCTACGAACGCGATCCCGAGGTCGTTCGCTACCAAGGCTTCGACGCGACGCTCTCCGTGGACGAAACCCTGGAACGCATCCGCAAAGTGCGGGCCGACACGCTGGCCAGCACCCCGCGCACGTTGTTCGAACTGGCCGTGGTGACGCGGAGCGACCAAACCGTCATTGGCAAGGTAGGTCTGCACGTCCGCCGCCCCGAGCACCGCGAGGCCGAGATATGGTACTGCTTTCGGCGCGCCGCCTGGGGACAGGGTTATGCGCTGGAGGCCATGCGCCCGCTGGTCGATTTCGGCTTTGGCGAGCTGCAATTGCACCGGCTCTTCGCCGATGCGGATCCGCGCAACGTCCCCTCCCAGCGGCTGGCGGAAAAGCTAGGAATGAAGCATGAAGGCCACATCCGCGAGAACTGGTTTCTCAAAGGGGAGTGGTGCGACTCGTATCTGTACGGCCTCCTCGCCCGAGAATGGAAAACCGCGTAA
- a CDS encoding PQQ-dependent sugar dehydrogenase: MRLLVVPTSILLALAACSSSDSNVADSNDATENLVDNEAALANCTGSSPYDAWVADPKLCVYVYATGLGGARQIAFAPNGDLFVNNGSVTVLWDDNKNGQSDSNEKGTFATASGLNHGIAFSRDAKFLYASSGSTIYRWAYNGSRTATGSAQVVVKNIPTGGHSARTLVFDSTGRLYVNVGSNANVDTSQQLLDTRAQVRRFAIPASIPSGGIDYSAGEVVAKGLRNENGLAFDSQDRLWGVENGRDNLNDPDFGGDIHNENPAEKINLLDGSGSKFYGYPYCYTEYKIAGGKGPGTQWADQTFSHNRNDAWCQNPANVHPPAFAMQGHWAPLGLIQYTGSSLPYANDLIIAVHGSWNRSPATGRLLAQAHFENGKIVSVKPIVGQKNASGGLQQGTWDARPVDVRQGPDGAVYFSDDSGGRVFKVGYRQ; encoded by the coding sequence ATGCGATTGCTTGTCGTGCCCACGAGCATTTTGCTCGCCCTCGCAGCATGCAGTTCATCGGACTCCAACGTCGCCGATTCGAATGACGCGACGGAGAATCTCGTCGACAACGAAGCCGCACTCGCAAATTGTACCGGCTCTTCCCCGTACGACGCGTGGGTCGCGGATCCCAAACTGTGCGTCTACGTCTATGCCACCGGTCTTGGCGGCGCGCGTCAAATTGCGTTCGCGCCAAATGGCGATTTGTTCGTCAACAACGGAAGTGTGACCGTGTTGTGGGACGACAATAAGAACGGCCAAAGTGACTCCAACGAGAAAGGTACGTTTGCGACCGCTTCAGGCCTCAATCACGGCATCGCCTTCTCGCGCGACGCCAAGTTCCTCTATGCCTCGAGCGGGTCGACCATTTATCGCTGGGCCTACAATGGCAGCCGAACGGCCACGGGTTCGGCGCAGGTCGTGGTGAAGAACATTCCGACCGGCGGTCACTCTGCACGCACCCTGGTGTTCGACTCCACGGGCCGCCTCTACGTGAACGTGGGCTCCAACGCCAACGTCGACACGTCGCAGCAGCTTTTGGATACACGGGCGCAGGTGCGACGTTTCGCCATTCCTGCAAGTATTCCTTCGGGAGGCATCGACTATTCGGCCGGCGAGGTCGTGGCCAAGGGCTTGCGCAACGAGAATGGCCTCGCCTTTGACTCGCAAGATCGCCTCTGGGGCGTCGAAAATGGTCGCGACAATCTGAACGATCCGGATTTCGGCGGCGACATTCACAACGAGAACCCGGCCGAGAAGATCAACCTGCTCGACGGCTCGGGGTCGAAGTTCTACGGCTACCCCTACTGCTACACGGAATACAAGATCGCCGGCGGCAAGGGGCCCGGCACGCAATGGGCCGACCAAACGTTCTCCCACAACCGCAACGACGCCTGGTGCCAAAACCCGGCAAACGTGCATCCGCCGGCATTTGCCATGCAGGGACATTGGGCGCCGCTCGGACTCATTCAGTACACGGGCAGCTCGCTCCCCTATGCCAATGATCTGATCATCGCCGTCCACGGATCGTGGAACCGCTCGCCGGCCACCGGGCGGCTCCTGGCGCAAGCCCACTTCGAGAACGGCAAAATCGTCTCCGTGAAGCCCATCGTGGGCCAGAAGAATGCGTCGGGCGGTCTGCAACAGGGCACCTGGGACGCACGCCCGGTCGACGTGCGCCAAGGGCCCGATGGCGCGGTTTACTTCTCCGACGACTCGGGCGGCCGAGTCTTCAAGGTAGGCTACCGCCAGTAA